In Aedes albopictus strain Foshan chromosome 3, AalbF5, whole genome shotgun sequence, the following are encoded in one genomic region:
- the LOC109401113 gene encoding uncharacterized protein LOC109401113 translates to MCTIECECQLQHAQPVASCGDFLCPKPPVGETDTPSGKSRVNAMRQLFERKIQVKENRRSSKRADPDCKSALVLSGNNRRGSIEYDDDNVPPVIEQITVEDIPQDSTRFYRSHTKIVSVPNGVKIITTILANDNVSPGDEFGTVYETLIFPESEIIRQFEQHVKQDRCLKSENLK, encoded by the exons ATGTGCACTATTGAATGTGAATGCCAGCTTCAACATGCCCAGCCAGTTGCCAGCTGTGGAGATTTCCTGTGCCCCAAACCACCAGTTGGGGAGACTGATACCCCCTCCGGAAAGTCACGGGTAAATGCAATGCGGCAGCTGTTTGAGCGCAAAATTCAAGTGAAGGAAAATCGACGCAGCTCCAAAAGAGCCGATCCAGACTGCAAAAGTGCCCTAGTCTTGAGTGGAAACAATCGGCG GGGTTCCATTGAGTACGACGACGACAACGTTCCGCCAGTGATAGAGCAAATTACCGTGGAAGACATTCCTCAGGACTCGACCAGATTCTACCGGAGTCACACGAAAATTGTCAGCGTTCCGAACGGGGTGAAGATCATCACGACGATTTTGGCTAACGATAATGTTTCACCGGGGGATGAATTTGGCACGGTTTACGAAACATTGATCTTTCCGGAGAGTGAAATTATTAGACAGTTTGAGCAACATGTGAAACAAGATAGATGCCTCAAATCGGAAAATTTGAAATAA